A stretch of Terriglobus sp. RCC_193 DNA encodes these proteins:
- a CDS encoding SPFH domain-containing protein, translated as MANSFDVLAGVAVELALIVLAGMVLQRILGKLSFVPSRIKLLPFNRGVLLKGDSVVKVVEPGYHWVTPSQSLVPVDMRTKPFQISARELLTANDGVIRASFGGEYRVSDPQLYVTQSSDAFGALYVALEKVIPSTSVEFETDIILNSPSLFAERIVELIEPRAAQYGLRVTSLEVSNSISLGWVMKHVEPER; from the coding sequence ATGGCGAACTCGTTTGATGTTCTGGCAGGGGTAGCGGTGGAACTGGCGCTGATTGTGCTGGCAGGCATGGTTCTGCAGCGCATTCTCGGCAAGCTTTCGTTTGTGCCGTCGCGCATCAAACTGCTGCCGTTCAATCGCGGTGTTCTGCTCAAGGGCGATTCCGTGGTGAAGGTTGTCGAACCCGGCTATCACTGGGTCACGCCATCGCAGTCGCTGGTGCCGGTCGACATGCGCACCAAGCCGTTCCAGATTTCCGCCCGTGAACTGCTTACCGCGAACGATGGCGTTATCCGCGCATCGTTCGGCGGCGAATATCGCGTCAGCGACCCACAGCTTTACGTCACGCAAAGTTCGGATGCATTTGGTGCTCTCTACGTCGCGCTGGAGAAGGTCATCCCATCCACATCGGTCGAGTTTGAGACGGACATCATCCTCAACTCGCCTTCGCTCTTTGCGGAACGCATCGTGGAACTCATTGAGCCGCGAGCCGCGCAGTACGGTCTGCGTGTGACCTCGTTAGAGGTGTCCAACAGCATTTCGCTCGGCTGGGTCATGAAGCACGTAGAACCAGAAAGGTAA
- a CDS encoding GGDEF domain-containing protein — protein sequence MATAVMLVAFPVLLGWVLPDTAQFVPSGWMAMKANTALLILMSLASFLCTERDRSRWMKRFGFVAGVAVFVLAGATALQFTDVYLFPVNTFPINTMLAQDPYGTIPGQPSLQASIGFLLMGVALCALSGQAHRTLRVADVMAMLLILFLLSFVGSIFFAREGSPGWSLKNQIAPGTFVCLCLLTLLVALRRTEPGGIFHIFRERGIGGKTARLAGPAALAFPFVLSGLREVMIRFHLLAANYAVAFAPAVTAVLALLFVLLLARRSRDLETALHDLSLRDELTGVYNRRGFHLLAEQAFREALRASSGFSVIFLDVDDLKVINDTAGHDDGSRLLQRMAKELHHAFRLTDIVGRIGGDEFLVAAKATQNEILHAIQRLHDATAVASDDEFPLRFSYGIASLETTSDTLTDLIQQADARMYETKRRRKGESGWHSRMESREHLQQ from the coding sequence GTGGCCACCGCTGTGATGCTGGTGGCATTTCCGGTGCTTCTGGGTTGGGTGCTGCCGGATACAGCACAATTTGTACCGTCGGGATGGATGGCCATGAAGGCCAATACCGCGCTGCTGATCCTGATGAGTCTGGCGAGTTTTCTCTGCACCGAACGGGACCGTTCGCGATGGATGAAGAGGTTTGGGTTTGTAGCAGGTGTAGCCGTATTTGTATTAGCCGGTGCTACGGCGCTTCAATTTACGGACGTTTACCTTTTCCCGGTAAATACCTTCCCGATAAATACGATGCTGGCACAGGATCCGTATGGGACGATTCCAGGGCAGCCGTCGCTGCAGGCAAGCATTGGATTCCTGCTGATGGGGGTGGCCCTGTGTGCATTGAGCGGACAGGCGCACCGCACGCTGCGAGTTGCGGATGTCATGGCTATGCTGCTGATCCTGTTTCTCCTGAGCTTCGTGGGAAGTATTTTCTTCGCGCGCGAAGGTTCACCCGGATGGTCTCTTAAAAACCAAATCGCACCGGGGACCTTTGTCTGCCTCTGCCTGCTGACCCTTCTTGTGGCGTTGCGAAGAACTGAGCCTGGCGGTATCTTTCATATCTTTCGCGAGCGCGGTATCGGTGGAAAGACCGCGAGGCTGGCGGGCCCTGCAGCACTGGCGTTTCCTTTTGTTTTGTCAGGGTTGCGCGAGGTGATGATTCGTTTTCACCTGCTTGCCGCGAACTATGCCGTCGCCTTTGCTCCTGCTGTGACAGCCGTGCTGGCGCTGCTCTTTGTCCTGCTGCTGGCCAGGCGAAGCCGCGATCTGGAAACTGCATTACACGACCTTTCCCTGCGCGACGAACTGACCGGTGTGTACAACCGGCGAGGGTTTCATCTGCTGGCCGAACAGGCGTTTCGCGAAGCCTTGCGCGCGAGTTCCGGCTTCTCCGTCATCTTTCTGGATGTGGACGACCTGAAGGTAATCAACGATACCGCAGGACATGACGATGGGTCGCGACTGCTGCAGCGCATGGCGAAAGAACTGCACCATGCCTTTCGCTTAACGGACATTGTGGGACGAATTGGCGGGGACGAATTTCTGGTTGCAGCGAAGGCAACACAGAATGAGATATTACATGCCATCCAGAGATTGCATGATGCCACTGCCGTCGCTTCAGACGACGAGTTTCCACTGCGTTTCAGCTACGGAATTGCTTCGCTGGAAACAACCAGCGATACGCTGACAGACCTGATTCAGCAGGCCGATGCACGCATGTACGAAACCAAGCGCAGAAGGAAAGGCGAAAGCGGATGGCACTCCAGGATGGAGTCCAGAGAACATCTGCAGCAATAG
- a CDS encoding glutathione peroxidase: MLATSVAANAGSTASVYNFRMKTIDGAPATLVPYKGKVLLLVNVASACGYTPQYAALESVYEKYKDKGLVIVGIPANNFANQESGTEAEIKTFCNRKYHVTFPMMSKISVKGADQTPLYGYLTSTTTDPKFAGDIKWNFTKFLIARDGQPAARFEPATTPDSPQVIAAIESELSKK; encoded by the coding sequence ATGTTGGCAACAAGTGTCGCCGCGAATGCAGGTTCGACGGCGTCGGTCTACAACTTCCGCATGAAAACCATTGATGGTGCGCCGGCAACACTGGTCCCTTACAAGGGTAAGGTACTGCTGCTGGTGAACGTGGCCAGCGCCTGCGGCTATACCCCGCAGTACGCCGCGCTAGAATCCGTCTACGAAAAGTACAAGGACAAGGGACTGGTGATCGTCGGCATCCCTGCCAACAACTTTGCCAACCAGGAGAGCGGTACCGAGGCAGAGATCAAGACCTTCTGCAACCGCAAGTACCACGTGACCTTTCCGATGATGTCGAAGATTTCCGTAAAGGGTGCGGACCAGACACCGCTGTACGGCTACCTAACCAGCACCACCACCGACCCGAAGTTCGCTGGCGATATCAAGTGGAACTTCACCAAGTTCCTGATCGCTCGCGATGGCCAACCGGCAGCCCGGTTTGAACCGGCAACTACGCCAGATTCACCGCAGGTGATTGCGGCAATTGAGAGTGAACTAAGCAAGAAGTAA
- a CDS encoding NIPSNAP family protein, translating to MNRRDWLKGGAALAAAAGMANARTSVAQTSKPRSYFLTRTYRMQSGPSGKLLSTYLSDALLPALQRLGLGPVGVFNLSYGDATPQVYVLIPGNDLEKLAKLDLLLAKDPAFVSAAAPFWATPATQSPFISVTSRLSIGFEGFPQLVVPAKEPRILQLRTYISPTFAAHERKVEMFHQGEFRIFEEAGARGVFYSDNLIGPDLPSLTYMLAHKDLAAMDQNWKNFTSHPDWKKLSSNPRYAGEPIVTHVDNLVLTPTAYSQI from the coding sequence ATGAACCGGCGCGACTGGTTAAAGGGAGGCGCTGCTCTGGCAGCCGCCGCAGGCATGGCGAACGCCAGAACATCGGTTGCACAGACAAGCAAGCCCCGCAGTTATTTTCTGACCCGGACTTACAGGATGCAGTCTGGCCCCTCCGGCAAGCTCCTCAGCACGTACCTCTCGGATGCACTTCTGCCCGCATTGCAGCGTCTTGGCCTCGGTCCCGTCGGAGTCTTCAATCTCAGCTATGGCGACGCCACACCGCAGGTCTACGTTCTGATCCCCGGTAACGATCTTGAGAAGCTGGCAAAGCTCGATCTCCTGCTCGCGAAAGACCCGGCGTTCGTCTCTGCCGCTGCTCCGTTCTGGGCTACGCCAGCCACGCAGTCGCCCTTCATCAGCGTCACCAGCCGCCTGTCGATTGGGTTTGAAGGTTTCCCGCAGCTCGTGGTCCCGGCCAAGGAGCCGCGCATCCTGCAGCTCCGCACCTACATCAGCCCCACCTTCGCCGCGCATGAACGCAAGGTTGAAATGTTCCACCAGGGCGAGTTCCGCATCTTTGAGGAAGCGGGCGCACGTGGTGTCTTCTACTCGGACAACCTCATCGGCCCCGATCTCCCCAGCCTCACCTACATGCTGGCGCACAAGGACCTCGCGGCCATGGACCAGAACTGGAAGAACTTCACCAGCCATCCGGACTGGAAGAAACTCTCCAGCAACCCACGCTACGCCGGCGAACCCATCGTCACGCACGTAGACAACCTGGTGCTGACGCCCACGGCCTACTCGCAGATTTAG
- a CDS encoding carboxypeptidase regulatory-like domain-containing protein, which produces MLLCPLLVGGAGLVSAPAAYAQAAGTASLSGAVVDPAGATIPGASITLNNPATDYTRTATSDAQGRYSFPNIPVGTYKLSVTATGFASYVQQNILLQVGNSSTINAEMKVGASTEEVTVQSNNVSLETETVNYKQVVDSARINELPLNGRQPTQLVLITGGAVTAPSGDMVGSKNYATSTVIAVAGGQGNYNNYVLDGGYHVDEFTNVNLPFPFPDALREFSVESNSLPARNGIHPGALVNAVTVSGTNQWHGTAFEFIRNNIINSTNFFSAAKDTLKRNQFGGTLGGYVLRDKLFFFGGYQGTRNRQVGNATGYCIPTTAELSGNFSKMGGNCTFNVKDGQTLVNPANGATISTTSGSANYRRVDTSTYSQQALNLVKYLPLSQADQYGYIRIALPANYTEDQYIGRVDYTWSPRHSLFGRYYITNYNAPSYYSPTNLLLTTTAGNSERVQTFTLGDTFNLTSRMINTFHGTYARRRNTRGPTAGGINAQTLGVNIYTYVPVDLRLSVTNGFSVGCGTCSPGFFNVNTEAFSDDIDWQLGKHGVAFGAEYIRTGNNVSAGYLQNGNYTFNGQLSGAKNSNTGEGMIDFLTGRMQAFGQSRNQPNQFRQNIFSLYGQDTWHATQKLTATYGLRWEPMLYQTDKQGRGSTFDQTAFNNGTHSTVFPNAPAGSLYYGDAGIPKSLTNNRMLNFSPRVGLAYAADDKTVLRIGGAIMYDVPNLYMNQRQITNPPYTNEINITGNIPFADPWSVYSGGSPFPGVFPPDKTATFPTQGQFVILKRNIRTPVIYQWTASMQHDLGQGWSMSMNYLGNRNNFQWLGNYFNHARYIPGTSTGLAGSCGGLTGSNLPANGSACSTTASANANARTPLSLTSPAQGTYYTPTMTLIDDKAYSVYHGGIFTVQHRSTGSFSFLANYTWSKCMSLADNPGDVAATTLQNSDNPRGDYSYCGFDIRHIANVTVVAQSNFKSLHGWASALVNHWQLAPYLRIMSGATYNVTTGSDRSLTAQANDRPNLVPGANVYSGVKVTSTAATSTASGNRFYFVGSAYTLNATGTYGNLPRNSLRGPAYYNMDVALSRIFPIHERLNLQLRLESFNMFNHPYLNSFTTANPTSSTFGYANGAGDPRIFQAAAKFNF; this is translated from the coding sequence TTGCTTCTATGTCCGCTACTTGTAGGCGGAGCCGGGTTGGTATCGGCGCCTGCCGCGTATGCCCAGGCGGCTGGAACGGCCAGTCTTTCGGGAGCGGTGGTTGATCCCGCTGGCGCCACCATCCCAGGGGCCAGCATCACGCTCAACAACCCGGCCACGGACTATACGCGTACCGCTACCAGCGACGCGCAAGGCCGCTACTCCTTCCCCAATATCCCCGTGGGAACGTATAAGCTCTCCGTCACGGCCACGGGCTTCGCCTCGTATGTGCAGCAGAACATCCTCCTCCAGGTGGGTAACAGCAGCACCATTAATGCGGAGATGAAGGTCGGCGCTTCCACTGAAGAGGTAACAGTTCAGTCGAACAATGTCTCTCTGGAAACAGAGACGGTGAATTACAAACAGGTCGTCGACTCCGCGCGCATTAATGAACTACCGTTGAACGGCCGCCAGCCGACGCAGCTTGTACTCATCACGGGCGGTGCCGTTACCGCTCCCAGCGGCGACATGGTGGGTTCCAAAAACTATGCCACATCGACGGTGATCGCCGTAGCCGGTGGACAGGGCAATTACAACAACTACGTTCTGGATGGTGGCTATCACGTTGACGAGTTCACCAATGTCAACCTGCCGTTCCCATTCCCCGACGCACTGCGAGAATTTTCGGTAGAGTCCAACTCGCTTCCCGCGCGCAATGGGATTCACCCCGGCGCACTGGTCAATGCGGTCACGGTCTCCGGCACCAACCAATGGCACGGTACTGCCTTTGAGTTCATTCGCAATAACATTATCAACTCCACGAATTTCTTCTCAGCAGCCAAGGACACGCTGAAGCGAAATCAGTTTGGTGGCACGCTGGGCGGTTATGTCCTGCGCGATAAGTTGTTCTTCTTTGGCGGTTATCAGGGAACAAGAAACCGGCAGGTAGGTAACGCCACGGGATACTGCATTCCCACGACTGCAGAGCTTTCGGGTAACTTCAGTAAGATGGGCGGCAACTGCACCTTCAACGTGAAGGACGGTCAGACGCTGGTCAATCCGGCAAATGGAGCGACGATCTCCACCACATCCGGATCTGCAAACTATCGCCGTGTGGATACTTCCACGTACAGTCAGCAGGCGTTGAACCTGGTGAAGTATCTTCCACTATCTCAGGCGGACCAGTACGGCTATATCCGTATTGCGTTGCCAGCGAATTACACAGAAGACCAATACATCGGCCGTGTCGACTACACATGGTCCCCGCGCCACTCGTTGTTCGGTCGTTATTACATTACGAATTACAACGCACCATCGTATTACTCACCAACGAATCTGTTGCTTACCACCACGGCGGGCAATAGTGAGCGTGTACAAACGTTCACACTTGGAGACACGTTTAACCTCACATCGCGCATGATCAACACCTTCCACGGAACCTATGCGCGTCGTAGAAACACTCGCGGACCGACAGCCGGTGGTATCAATGCGCAGACACTCGGTGTCAATATCTACACGTATGTTCCGGTTGATCTCCGTCTCAGTGTGACCAATGGATTCTCTGTTGGCTGCGGAACGTGTTCTCCTGGATTCTTCAACGTGAACACCGAGGCGTTCTCAGACGATATCGATTGGCAGCTTGGAAAGCATGGAGTTGCGTTTGGTGCAGAGTACATCCGTACTGGCAACAACGTAAGTGCAGGCTATCTGCAGAATGGTAACTACACATTCAACGGCCAGCTAAGTGGTGCGAAGAATAGCAACACCGGTGAAGGTATGATCGACTTCCTTACCGGACGCATGCAGGCTTTTGGTCAAAGTCGTAACCAGCCCAATCAATTTCGTCAAAACATCTTTTCGCTTTACGGGCAGGACACATGGCATGCGACGCAGAAGCTGACCGCAACCTATGGTCTCCGTTGGGAACCGATGCTGTATCAGACGGATAAGCAAGGCCGTGGCAGCACGTTTGACCAGACGGCGTTTAACAATGGAACTCACTCCACGGTATTCCCCAATGCTCCTGCGGGTTCGCTGTACTACGGTGATGCGGGCATTCCAAAGAGCCTGACGAACAATCGCATGTTGAACTTCTCGCCACGCGTCGGTCTTGCCTATGCGGCGGACGATAAGACAGTGCTCCGTATCGGCGGCGCCATCATGTATGACGTGCCTAACCTTTACATGAATCAGCGGCAGATCACAAATCCGCCGTACACCAATGAAATCAATATCACCGGTAACATTCCTTTCGCCGATCCGTGGTCTGTATATTCCGGGGGCAGCCCGTTTCCGGGTGTATTTCCACCGGACAAGACTGCGACCTTTCCTACGCAGGGACAGTTCGTTATCTTGAAGCGGAATATCCGCACGCCGGTTATTTATCAGTGGACGGCCAGTATGCAGCATGACCTTGGACAGGGATGGTCCATGTCCATGAACTATCTTGGCAACCGGAATAACTTCCAGTGGCTTGGTAATTACTTTAACCATGCAAGATACATTCCGGGAACTTCCACTGGTCTGGCTGGATCGTGCGGCGGATTGACAGGGTCGAATCTGCCTGCGAATGGTTCGGCCTGCTCCACCACGGCCTCAGCCAATGCGAATGCACGTACACCGCTTTCTCTTACGAGTCCTGCACAGGGCACTTACTACACGCCCACGATGACTCTGATCGACGACAAGGCATACTCGGTGTATCACGGTGGCATCTTTACCGTGCAGCATCGGAGTACAGGAAGCTTCAGCTTCCTGGCAAACTACACCTGGTCCAAGTGCATGTCACTTGCAGACAACCCGGGTGACGTGGCCGCCACAACGTTGCAGAACTCAGATAACCCACGCGGAGATTATTCCTACTGCGGCTTCGATATCCGTCACATTGCAAACGTCACCGTCGTTGCACAAAGCAACTTCAAGAGTCTGCATGGATGGGCATCGGCGTTGGTGAACCACTGGCAGCTTGCCCCGTATCTGCGCATCATGAGCGGTGCAACATACAACGTGACCACCGGATCGGATCGTTCGCTGACCGCACAGGCAAACGATCGTCCTAACCTGGTTCCGGGCGCCAATGTCTACAGCGGCGTCAAGGTGACAAGCACGGCGGCCACCTCCACGGCTTCCGGAAATCGCTTTTACTTCGTCGGTTCGGCATACACTTTGAATGCCACGGGAACCTACGGCAACCTGCCGCGCAATTCATTGCGTGGTCCCGCGTACTACAACATGGACGTTGCGCTGAGCCGCATCTTCCCCATCCATGAGCGGTTGAATCTTCAGCTTCGGCTGGAAAGCTTCAACATGTTCAACCACCCGTATCTCAACAGCTTCACCACTGCCAATCCCACCAGCAGCACCTTCGGATATGCGAATGGCGCAGGCGATCCTCGCATCTTCCAGGCTGCCGCGAAGTTCAACTTCTAA
- a CDS encoding S1/P1 nuclease, with the protein MTPPGAGRSIMLDVMRKFLAIAALIAVLLPSAAHAWWEKGHRLVAQIAWDHLTPVARKNVQFLLGKESLSDVASWPDVYRPSVTQTGNWHFTDIPGDTDKYDRDRDCPLQPGVKKGSYNDKVRDCATDRIPFFEKIVADTTADPSERATALKFLVHFVGDIHQPFHASGVEKGGNGIIVTAFGQPTCSSYATASKCNLHAIWDGFLIDRRKLSDKQYLKMLEGDIKAHSVEAGPIDAVAWTEQSKIVSDAGMVQSGADIDEAYYQKFIPTIDRQLELGGLRLAAVLNAAFTQPPHTFVPVDAEKAEAQRESASQKPASK; encoded by the coding sequence ATGACACCTCCTGGCGCAGGGCGCTCCATTATGCTGGATGTCATGCGTAAGTTCCTTGCCATAGCCGCCCTTATTGCAGTTCTTTTGCCTTCTGCCGCACATGCCTGGTGGGAGAAAGGGCATCGCCTGGTGGCGCAGATTGCATGGGACCACCTGACGCCCGTGGCGCGGAAGAATGTGCAGTTTCTGCTGGGTAAGGAATCGCTTTCGGATGTTGCTTCCTGGCCGGATGTGTATCGCCCCAGCGTGACGCAGACCGGCAACTGGCACTTTACGGATATTCCGGGAGATACGGATAAGTATGATCGCGATCGCGACTGCCCCTTGCAGCCGGGTGTGAAAAAGGGCAGTTACAACGACAAGGTGCGCGACTGCGCCACGGACCGCATTCCGTTTTTTGAAAAGATCGTTGCAGATACAACGGCCGATCCTTCAGAGCGCGCTACCGCGTTGAAATTTCTGGTTCACTTCGTAGGCGATATTCATCAGCCATTTCATGCGTCGGGTGTGGAGAAGGGTGGCAATGGCATTATCGTCACCGCTTTTGGCCAGCCGACATGCAGCAGCTATGCCACCGCATCGAAGTGCAACCTGCACGCCATCTGGGATGGGTTCCTGATCGACCGGCGCAAGCTGAGCGATAAGCAGTATCTGAAGATGCTGGAAGGTGATATCAAAGCGCACTCCGTTGAGGCGGGACCGATTGATGCCGTGGCGTGGACGGAGCAGTCGAAGATTGTGTCTGACGCAGGCATGGTGCAGAGCGGTGCCGATATCGATGAAGCGTATTACCAGAAATTCATCCCAACGATTGATCGCCAGTTGGAGTTGGGCGGACTTCGGTTGGCAGCAGTTTTGAATGCGGCCTTCACGCAGCCGCCACACACCTTTGTTCCAGTGGATGCAGAAAAGGCGGAGGCGCAACGCGAAAGCGCATCGCAAAAGCCTGCGAGTAAGTAA
- the trxB gene encoding thioredoxin-disulfide reductase, which yields MSNTSSTPSTATRDVVILGSGVSGLTAAIYTARANLKPLVIEGHEPGGQLSITTLVENFPGWPDGVQGPELVENIRKQAQKFGAEIEMGHLHSADLSKTPIELNFGGNRIVHTRTLIVASGASARWLGLPSEQALIGHGVSSCATCDGFFFSGKDICVIGGGDSAMEEAMFLTRFATKVYLIHRSSTFRASKIMLERAMAHPQIEFLPNTVVEEVLGVEEKEVSGIRVRNTITGEVKDIALSGFFLGIGHIPNARFFEGQMDLDEDGYIKSKDNVFTTHNGKVLPGVFAAGDVQDRRYRQAITAAGTGCMAALEVEKYLEEHGR from the coding sequence ATGTCGAACACATCCTCTACGCCTTCCACCGCCACACGCGACGTTGTTATCCTCGGCTCCGGCGTCAGCGGCCTTACCGCTGCCATTTACACGGCTCGCGCCAACCTGAAGCCGCTTGTTATTGAAGGCCACGAACCCGGTGGCCAACTCTCCATCACCACGTTGGTGGAGAACTTTCCCGGCTGGCCTGACGGCGTGCAGGGTCCTGAACTCGTGGAGAACATCCGCAAACAGGCACAGAAGTTCGGTGCGGAAATTGAGATGGGCCACCTCCACTCCGCAGATCTCTCAAAGACCCCCATCGAGCTCAACTTCGGTGGCAACCGCATCGTGCACACGCGCACACTCATCGTAGCGTCCGGCGCATCGGCACGTTGGTTAGGACTGCCCAGCGAACAGGCACTGATCGGCCACGGCGTCTCCTCCTGCGCCACCTGCGACGGCTTCTTCTTCTCCGGCAAGGACATCTGTGTCATCGGCGGTGGCGACTCGGCCATGGAAGAAGCGATGTTCCTGACACGCTTCGCCACGAAGGTCTACCTCATCCATCGTTCCTCCACCTTCCGCGCCAGCAAGATCATGCTGGAACGCGCCATGGCCCATCCCCAGATTGAGTTCCTGCCAAACACGGTCGTGGAAGAGGTCCTCGGTGTCGAGGAGAAGGAAGTCAGCGGCATCCGCGTGCGCAACACCATCACCGGCGAGGTGAAGGACATCGCGCTCAGCGGCTTCTTCCTCGGCATCGGTCACATCCCGAACGCCAGGTTCTTTGAAGGCCAGATGGACCTCGACGAGGACGGCTACATCAAGAGCAAGGACAACGTCTTCACCACGCACAACGGCAAGGTCCTCCCCGGCGTCTTCGCCGCAGGCGACGTGCAGGACCGTCGCTACCGTCAGGCCATCACGGCCGCGGGCACCGGCTGCATGGCAGCCCTCGAAGTAGAAAAATACCTCGAAGAACACGGTCGCTAA
- a CDS encoding DUF1440 domain-containing protein, whose amino-acid sequence MKKHTKNLPAPNRDILKGALAGLIGGLVATAARTVAERVYPPHPELARQESKATKLMPWVLGAAAGAAYGALAELYPQVTDRHGANFGMTMMAVTHEGVLPALGLAERHAQQEGREQRSEMVTHVVYGVVCETVRVVARRAL is encoded by the coding sequence ATGAAAAAGCACACGAAGAACCTACCGGCACCGAACCGTGACATTTTGAAGGGCGCACTGGCTGGACTGATTGGCGGGCTGGTTGCCACTGCCGCCAGAACCGTTGCGGAAAGAGTGTATCCTCCGCACCCGGAACTGGCACGGCAGGAGAGCAAAGCAACGAAGCTGATGCCGTGGGTGCTGGGCGCTGCGGCAGGTGCCGCGTATGGCGCGCTGGCAGAGCTTTATCCGCAGGTTACGGACAGGCACGGAGCCAACTTTGGCATGACGATGATGGCCGTGACACACGAGGGTGTTTTACCGGCGCTGGGGTTAGCGGAACGCCACGCACAGCAGGAAGGGCGTGAGCAGCGCAGCGAGATGGTGACCCACGTGGTGTATGGCGTGGTGTGCGAAACGGTGCGGGTGGTGGCGCGACGCGCTCTTTGA
- a CDS encoding diguanylate cyclase, whose product MFLLLLALVPLLAPLISPYPDYYFLYPCQMVIGSLAGICCLVAARRNPGAERQWRLLSAALFLAFFFLYGYLTLGHVHSVYPETGLFSLRVHEGFRSATFSLSLGLILVAVSFFRHEADWRVRALDATLLVLCIAVLFLAEQIEQSFGYSELRQTLNFFLFVLLACIAQAAAVSNTSDALRGFFRAVTIYLWCCVASRFFISIVNYTLLPKPYALPSNLLLSLPEILLCEFALRKPPKPKIELRARVSTLEWAFIGNMQASVLAIGTAAIALFVLQHHLAWYVLFLVLTIACYAIRTHVFYSVLLREQQRLQVQAQQLETLATTDPLTGIGNRRWFEQQALACLGCPEPPMVAVMLIDTDSFKEINDTFGHHSGDVILRRVAEGLQEVTNSIEGAFCSRLGGDEFAAMLPGVTAAQAENAAESFRREIENSDFDASLFRNPMKNGALEKSTVSVGIATVTGHRIELGTLLRWADAALYRAKADGRNCVRLIDLNNMDTMNMPSSVESLPRVGRDPNVFAE is encoded by the coding sequence ATGTTCCTGCTGCTATTGGCGCTCGTGCCGCTGCTGGCGCCGCTCATCTCACCCTATCCCGACTACTACTTTCTGTACCCCTGTCAGATGGTCATAGGATCGCTCGCTGGCATTTGCTGCCTGGTGGCGGCGCGACGCAATCCCGGCGCGGAACGGCAATGGCGACTGCTCAGTGCGGCGCTGTTTCTTGCCTTTTTCTTCCTTTACGGATACCTGACTCTCGGCCATGTCCATTCGGTCTATCCGGAGACAGGACTGTTTTCTCTGCGGGTTCACGAGGGATTCCGCTCTGCCACCTTCAGCCTCAGCCTGGGGCTCATTCTGGTGGCTGTCTCCTTCTTTCGCCACGAAGCGGATTGGCGGGTGAGGGCGCTGGATGCGACGCTGCTCGTCCTGTGCATTGCAGTTCTGTTCCTGGCGGAACAGATCGAGCAGAGTTTCGGGTACAGTGAACTTCGTCAGACGCTGAACTTCTTCCTTTTCGTCCTGCTCGCCTGCATCGCGCAGGCCGCCGCTGTGTCCAATACTTCAGACGCGCTGCGCGGATTCTTCCGGGCGGTCACGATCTATCTCTGGTGCTGTGTCGCCAGCCGTTTTTTCATCAGTATTGTGAACTACACACTGCTGCCCAAGCCCTACGCACTGCCCTCGAACCTGCTGCTGTCGTTGCCCGAGATTCTGCTGTGCGAGTTCGCCCTGCGTAAACCGCCCAAGCCAAAGATCGAATTGCGAGCCAGAGTAAGCACTCTGGAATGGGCCTTCATCGGCAATATGCAGGCCTCGGTTCTTGCCATCGGTACCGCAGCCATCGCGTTATTTGTACTGCAGCATCATCTTGCCTGGTATGTTCTTTTTCTGGTTCTGACAATCGCCTGCTATGCCATACGAACACACGTGTTCTATTCCGTGCTGCTGCGCGAACAGCAGAGGTTACAGGTCCAGGCGCAGCAGTTGGAAACCCTGGCCACTACCGATCCACTCACCGGGATCGGTAACCGACGCTGGTTTGAGCAGCAGGCTCTGGCTTGCCTTGGTTGTCCGGAACCTCCGATGGTCGCCGTGATGCTTATCGACACGGACTCATTCAAAGAGATTAACGATACCTTCGGACACCATTCCGGCGATGTCATCCTGCGTCGCGTGGCAGAAGGTTTGCAGGAGGTCACCAACTCGATTGAAGGAGCCTTCTGCTCGCGGCTTGGAGGAGATGAGTTTGCTGCCATGCTGCCAGGAGTGACAGCGGCGCAGGCAGAGAACGCGGCTGAGAGCTTCAGAAGAGAGATTGAGAACTCGGATTTCGATGCATCTCTGTTCCGTAATCCGATGAAGAATGGGGCTCTCGAGAAGTCCACCGTCAGCGTTGGCATCGCAACGGTGACGGGTCATCGCATCGAGCTCGGAACTCTGCTTCGGTGGGCAGATGCAGCACTGTATCGCGCAAAGGCTGACGGCCGCAATTGCGTGCGCCTCATCGACCTGAACAACATGGATACGATGAACATGCCATCTTCTGTGGAGAGCCTTCCCAGGGTAGGCCGTGATCCTAATGTCTTTGCAGAGTAG